A window of the Deltaproteobacteria bacterium genome harbors these coding sequences:
- a CDS encoding MBL fold metallo-hydrolase, whose amino-acid sequence MFVKFWGVRGSIPTPEHASRIYGGNTSCVEVRTDQGLFILDAGTGIRRLGADLMGRGLSNINVNFLFSHPHWDHIQGFPFFTPAYIPGNTLNVYDVGSEHKIADLLSGQMSSGYFPVDFKDLGGNVVAQELQEGRQVIDGITVSYLKQVHPGGSFAYCLEASGKKVIYATDSEIDSHFKSSSVPFDVDSNLAKLRPIPQKYIDFMKDADLLIADAQYLDEEYPVKVGWGHPRATTVVDLAIQADVKRLALFHHDPMESDDDVNRKLDLCRQRVRHHRCELDIFAARELVELKLI is encoded by the coding sequence ATGTTCGTAAAATTTTGGGGAGTACGGGGCTCAATTCCAACACCAGAGCATGCCAGCCGGATTTATGGTGGCAACACTTCATGTGTTGAAGTGCGAACCGATCAAGGTCTTTTCATTTTAGATGCTGGTACCGGCATACGGCGTTTGGGCGCGGATTTGATGGGGCGAGGGTTGTCGAACATCAACGTGAACTTTCTTTTCAGTCATCCGCACTGGGACCACATTCAAGGATTTCCTTTCTTCACACCCGCATATATCCCGGGCAATACGCTGAACGTTTATGACGTTGGCAGTGAACACAAGATTGCAGACTTGCTCTCTGGCCAAATGAGCTCAGGATATTTCCCGGTCGATTTTAAAGATCTCGGTGGTAACGTGGTGGCTCAAGAGCTTCAGGAAGGCCGTCAGGTGATTGATGGCATTACTGTGAGTTACCTCAAGCAGGTACACCCGGGAGGCAGCTTTGCCTATTGCCTAGAGGCCAGCGGGAAAAAAGTTATCTACGCAACAGACAGTGAAATTGATTCTCACTTTAAGTCGAGTTCTGTTCCTTTCGACGTCGACTCAAACCTTGCCAAGCTCAGACCTATCCCTCAAAAATACATAGATTTTATGAAGGATGCGGATTTACTCATTGCCGACGCTCAGTACCTGGATGAGGAATACCCTGTGAAGGTTGGCTGGGGGCATCCGCGGGCGACCACTGTGGTAGACCTCGCGATTCAAGCAGACGTGAAGCGCTTGGCACTTTTTCATCATGATCCTATGGAGTCTGATGATGACGTGAACCGTAAACTTGATTTATGTCGTCAACGGGTCCGCCATCATCGGTGTGAGCTTGATATCTTTGCGGCTAGAGAGTTGGTTGAACTCAAACTCATTTAG
- a CDS encoding FHA domain-containing protein, with product MDGVKTGAFEESTVFGQIDIKGPEVEVSVMKLEEVTKDDSGRLILLERDLYTLGRSAKADITLESSELSRKHVLLKREHGSFSVTDLDSTNGVYLNGTKVYGAQLYHGDLIQLGDLVFRFREWGP from the coding sequence ATGGACGGAGTTAAGACCGGCGCTTTTGAAGAGAGCACTGTCTTTGGTCAGATTGATATCAAGGGGCCCGAGGTTGAGGTCTCTGTGATGAAGCTTGAGGAAGTTACCAAGGACGACTCTGGACGCCTTATCTTACTTGAGCGCGACCTCTATACACTGGGGCGCTCTGCTAAAGCCGATATCACATTGGAGTCGTCTGAGCTTTCACGCAAGCATGTTTTGCTCAAGCGTGAGCATGGTAGTTTTTCAGTTACCGATTTAGATAGCACCAATGGCGTATACCTCAACGGTACGAAGGTTTACGGTGCACAGCTCTATCATGGAGACTTGATTCAGCTCGGTGACTTAGTCTTTCGATTTAGAGAATGGGGTCCTTAG
- a CDS encoding response regulator: MRYRAMKTLACLSLALPILVAQEGMAQSSTPVNLVEWSPGTERIGTLGQYGLETLLDQSMQLTFNDVQKPDAPFIQSNDVNPGAGYGQQNLWVRFSFRNLSTEESNFFLEAEYGFYDEIEIFVVRSDGSIETRLTGDKFEFGHRKFDKYTFVFPLSVAFSETVAIYLRGTSEELTFFPLHIHNKNSIQSTVTEIDRIAIGMTCAILIMLLYNLGLFLTSRDTRYFLFIFYGLANYFLLFTYLGLSYQYFWPQSTNWHQYSVQFFGFLQALSLLVFSRKYLDIPKQTKTYKLFVWAERFSLAGILVLPFLPQHMTLILVGITLAPGLGLPLFAAIQSCFSGTRHAYYFLAAFGVMTTFLLLNAVLAVVPAEYQTALGSLFGHSTTFGPIGFGLQLCVLSLGLGDRFNQLQKTNEAMTSANLERESKARQLLEHEVNKQTLLLREQNSQLQDLDRQKTIFFQNISHELRTPLTLILNPLEQVTEHRPNDPSLSMAMRNAKRLLRLVNQLLDFQKLDAGQKKITLQPLNILRFTHTCADYFSSACDSKNITFKVSLNKRPLTKETLDVQRLFVMGEVDAFEKVTFNYLSNAIKFTPVDGHIELGLIADGDIIEIFVRDTGPGIPEESQHQLFKTFSQIDGTASRSHEGTGLGLAYAKSLTQAMGGTVGVTSKVGQGSSFWARFPKCEEPDHTALEGFEVKDWLLTGTVVRKKQESAQPQTDTRGQSQTILVVDDLEDMRVLITETLKKRSYNVVSACDGAQGLERARKLHPDIIISDWMMPKMTGPELIKELKSDAGLSSTPVILLTAKSDDESKLLGTQIGADAFLGKPFNSAELLSMIHNLLKLKEREKEVAKLNRHITENVLKRYLPPNLIDDILKGRLKMEDEAQTMLVTLLFSDLSGFTAMSEHLGAEQMALLLNEYLTKMNEVIFAHGGTIDKFMGDGIMVIFGAPRKMPENQQAQQAVACGESMQRALSELCEKWSKKNISPVTMRVGIHQGLAIVGNFGSKQRSDYTAIGPTVNIASRIETSCAQKKVYISAEVAQYLQPGACTEIGDFKLKGIEELMKLYMVTIDSDEHPQS, from the coding sequence ATGCGATATCGAGCGATGAAAACCTTGGCTTGCCTCTCTTTGGCCCTACCCATCTTGGTAGCTCAAGAAGGAATGGCTCAATCGAGTACCCCGGTAAACCTTGTGGAGTGGTCGCCCGGGACGGAACGCATTGGGACCCTGGGTCAATACGGGCTTGAAACTCTACTCGACCAGTCAATGCAACTGACTTTCAACGACGTTCAAAAGCCAGACGCACCATTTATTCAATCAAACGATGTGAACCCTGGAGCCGGCTACGGGCAACAAAATCTTTGGGTAAGGTTTTCTTTCAGAAATTTATCCACTGAGGAATCAAACTTTTTCTTGGAAGCGGAATACGGATTTTACGACGAAATCGAAATCTTTGTGGTTCGGTCCGACGGATCCATTGAGACACGGCTGACGGGCGATAAGTTTGAGTTCGGACACCGAAAATTCGACAAATACACCTTCGTATTTCCGCTCTCCGTCGCTTTCAGTGAAACCGTCGCAATCTACCTTAGAGGGACCTCTGAAGAGCTAACTTTTTTCCCCCTTCATATCCACAATAAGAATTCGATTCAGTCGACTGTCACCGAGATCGACCGAATCGCTATCGGCATGACCTGTGCGATTTTAATTATGCTTCTTTATAATCTCGGTCTCTTTCTCACCAGTCGGGACACCCGCTATTTCCTCTTTATTTTCTACGGACTGGCCAACTATTTTCTGCTCTTCACCTATCTTGGTTTGTCGTATCAATATTTTTGGCCTCAAAGCACAAACTGGCACCAATACTCTGTTCAGTTTTTCGGTTTCCTTCAGGCCTTAAGCTTACTTGTTTTTAGTAGAAAATATCTCGACATCCCCAAACAAACGAAGACTTACAAACTCTTTGTCTGGGCAGAAAGGTTCTCGTTAGCGGGCATCTTGGTCCTGCCTTTTTTACCCCAGCATATGACGCTTATTCTCGTTGGGATTACTCTCGCTCCCGGACTTGGCTTGCCGCTCTTTGCCGCCATCCAATCATGCTTTTCAGGGACCCGGCACGCTTACTATTTCCTCGCTGCCTTCGGAGTGATGACCACATTTCTTCTTCTAAACGCGGTCCTTGCTGTGGTCCCTGCGGAATATCAGACTGCGCTGGGTTCCTTATTCGGACACTCCACAACTTTCGGTCCGATTGGTTTTGGACTTCAGCTTTGCGTTCTATCCCTCGGCTTGGGAGACCGTTTTAATCAACTCCAAAAAACCAATGAAGCCATGACCTCCGCTAATCTGGAGCGGGAAAGCAAAGCACGCCAATTGCTCGAACATGAAGTCAACAAACAGACGCTCTTGCTAAGAGAGCAAAACTCCCAGCTTCAAGACTTGGACCGCCAAAAAACTATATTTTTTCAAAACATCAGTCACGAGCTGCGAACCCCTCTCACACTGATTTTGAATCCACTTGAACAAGTAACTGAGCATCGCCCAAACGACCCTTCGTTGAGTATGGCCATGCGCAATGCCAAGAGGCTTTTACGGCTCGTCAACCAACTTTTAGATTTTCAAAAGCTTGATGCAGGGCAAAAGAAAATAACGCTGCAGCCGCTCAACATTTTGAGGTTCACCCACACTTGTGCCGACTACTTTTCTTCGGCTTGCGACTCCAAAAATATAACATTTAAGGTCTCGTTGAATAAGCGCCCATTGACGAAAGAGACATTAGACGTGCAACGATTATTCGTCATGGGAGAAGTGGACGCATTCGAAAAAGTAACCTTCAACTACCTCTCAAATGCTATCAAGTTCACCCCGGTCGATGGACATATTGAACTAGGGCTCATCGCGGATGGAGACATCATCGAGATTTTTGTGAGAGACACTGGCCCGGGCATTCCTGAGGAAAGTCAGCATCAACTTTTTAAAACGTTTTCACAGATAGATGGGACCGCAAGTCGCTCTCACGAGGGCACAGGGCTAGGCCTGGCCTATGCAAAAAGTCTCACACAAGCGATGGGCGGAACTGTTGGGGTTACTAGCAAAGTGGGGCAAGGCAGTTCGTTCTGGGCACGCTTTCCAAAGTGCGAGGAGCCTGACCATACTGCTCTTGAGGGTTTCGAAGTCAAAGATTGGCTCCTCACGGGCACTGTTGTGAGGAAAAAACAAGAATCGGCCCAGCCGCAAACGGATACCCGCGGTCAGTCACAAACCATTCTCGTTGTGGATGACTTAGAGGATATGCGAGTGCTTATCACCGAAACTCTCAAGAAACGGAGTTACAACGTTGTTTCCGCATGCGATGGGGCGCAAGGTTTAGAGCGGGCACGCAAGCTTCACCCGGACATCATCATCTCTGACTGGATGATGCCCAAGATGACTGGCCCCGAACTGATCAAGGAACTCAAATCAGATGCGGGGCTCTCATCCACACCCGTTATCTTACTTACGGCCAAGTCTGATGACGAGAGCAAGCTTCTCGGAACCCAAATTGGCGCGGACGCTTTCCTCGGCAAACCATTCAACAGCGCTGAACTACTCAGCATGATCCATAACCTTCTCAAGCTCAAAGAGCGAGAAAAAGAGGTGGCGAAACTTAATCGGCACATCACCGAGAATGTACTTAAGCGCTACCTTCCTCCCAATCTCATTGATGACATTCTCAAAGGGCGTCTGAAGATGGAAGATGAAGCACAAACGATGCTCGTTACATTACTCTTTTCCGACTTAAGTGGTTTCACCGCGATGAGCGAGCATTTAGGCGCAGAGCAAATGGCACTCTTGCTCAATGAATACCTCACTAAGATGAACGAAGTCATTTTCGCCCATGGCGGTACCATCGATAAATTCATGGGGGATGGCATCATGGTTATCTTCGGCGCACCACGCAAAATGCCTGAGAATCAACAAGCCCAACAAGCTGTGGCTTGTGGGGAATCGATGCAAAGGGCCCTCTCTGAACTCTGTGAAAAGTGGAGCAAGAAAAACATCTCTCCCGTCACGATGCGCGTGGGCATTCATCAGGGTCTTGCCATTGTTGGGAACTTCGGAAGTAAGCAACGCAGCGACTACACGGCCATTGGGCCCACCGTAAACATCGCGTCTCGTATTGAGACTTCATGCGCACAAAAGAAGGTTTATATCTCTGCCGAGGTTGCTCAGTATCTTCAACCCGGCGCCTGCACTGAAATTGGCGACTTTAAACTCAAAGGCATTGAAGAATTGATGAAACTCTATATGGTTACGATTGACAGCGATGAACACCCTCAGTCTTAA
- a CDS encoding calcineurin, with translation MKNLLPYLILVVMLGCKAAETPGETGSGTDSDETGEPSEPTTVPDRPSERPVPPPTFMGEPTRLVAMGDVHGDYEAALEALKTAGVIDDNLSWIGGDTVVMQVGDQLDRGNGERAILDLFESIADAAWEAGGGFFSLLGNHETMNGELDFRYVTFGGWLDFNDIPYDETDSFYEAFEDYQRGRAAAFRPGGPYAEILSGHNVTMVVGDTIFVHGGILPSHVEYGLENINQGVHAFLKGDGPFESVMSGDSSPVWSRHYSSGTTATECALLEQVLAALPAQRIVVGHSVQYDGITSECDGKVWRVDVGMADYYGGSTSVLEIVGDEIRILQ, from the coding sequence ATGAAAAATCTACTGCCATATTTAATCCTCGTGGTGATGTTGGGTTGCAAAGCGGCTGAAACACCCGGCGAGACCGGTTCCGGGACTGATTCCGACGAGACTGGCGAGCCATCTGAGCCTACAACCGTTCCCGATCGTCCATCTGAGCGTCCTGTTCCGCCGCCAACATTTATGGGTGAACCAACCCGGCTTGTGGCCATGGGCGATGTGCACGGTGACTATGAGGCAGCTCTTGAAGCTCTCAAAACTGCCGGCGTCATCGACGATAATTTGAGCTGGATAGGTGGTGATACGGTTGTGATGCAGGTGGGTGACCAGCTCGACCGCGGCAATGGCGAGCGTGCGATTTTAGATCTCTTTGAAAGTATCGCTGATGCGGCGTGGGAGGCCGGCGGCGGCTTCTTTTCTCTTCTGGGCAATCACGAGACCATGAACGGTGAACTCGACTTTCGCTATGTCACCTTTGGTGGCTGGCTCGATTTTAACGATATCCCTTACGATGAGACGGATTCGTTTTACGAAGCTTTCGAGGATTATCAAAGGGGACGTGCCGCGGCATTTCGCCCTGGCGGTCCTTATGCGGAAATTCTTTCGGGACACAATGTAACCATGGTTGTTGGAGATACCATTTTCGTACACGGGGGTATTTTGCCGAGCCATGTAGAGTACGGCTTGGAAAATATAAACCAAGGTGTTCACGCGTTTTTAAAAGGTGATGGACCCTTTGAATCCGTGATGTCCGGAGACTCGAGCCCCGTTTGGAGCCGCCACTATTCAAGCGGAACGACGGCTACTGAATGCGCTTTGTTGGAGCAGGTTCTTGCAGCACTTCCGGCCCAACGCATCGTTGTTGGCCACAGTGTTCAATACGACGGCATTACTTCTGAATGCGATGGAAAGGTTTGGCGCGTGGATGTTGGAATGGCCGATTATTACGGCGGCAGTACTTCCGTGCTTGAGATCGTGGGGGATGAGATTCGAATCTTACAGTAG
- a CDS encoding CotH kinase family protein produces MINPNKFKRLILASAIIGSCYGCAADEVAGETTGDETSSSQDETTQEQDEPGDSDETTDPNDDASEVESFRPEGWAEESHAKGVDADYERIFPNSDVQQIVITISAQHYENMMNDMTELYGNPGQGGGGPGGGGGPGGGFSDTEPSFVPVNVEYNGLTWWNVGMRFKGNSTLMDAWRSGGKKLPFRLDFDEFEDTFEEIDDQRFYGFKKLTFSSGAKDDSLIREKLGGELFRDAGVKVARSSFYRIYLDVGDGNGQVYAGLYTMVEDLSDDFLKSQFEDDNGNLYKPDGNGADWQSFVEGGFIKKSNEEDADWTDIQNAIGALHASQNDAEAWRTDLERHFNVGEYLKLLAVNQSIENWDTYGLMTHNYYLYADPSDNGRLLWLPWDLNECLQPSRGGGMSVLLSEVSDQWPVIRYLMDDPVYAAQYYEELATFLDGAFAIDKVENRMQELHDLVAPFVSGETGEAYPYTNLSNTSAFETSLTQGNYALKNHLQDRHEAVEDALSSVGFE; encoded by the coding sequence ATGATAAACCCCAATAAATTCAAACGCTTAATTCTGGCATCGGCCATCATAGGGAGCTGTTATGGGTGCGCCGCGGATGAAGTGGCCGGTGAAACGACAGGCGATGAAACATCAAGCTCACAAGATGAAACCACGCAAGAACAAGACGAGCCCGGTGACTCAGACGAGACAACCGATCCTAATGACGATGCATCTGAAGTTGAAAGCTTTCGCCCAGAGGGTTGGGCCGAAGAGAGCCACGCCAAAGGCGTAGACGCCGATTACGAGCGGATTTTCCCAAATAGCGATGTTCAACAGATAGTAATCACCATCTCAGCTCAGCACTACGAAAACATGATGAACGATATGACCGAGCTCTACGGTAATCCGGGTCAGGGCGGAGGCGGTCCCGGCGGCGGTGGTGGCCCTGGGGGCGGATTTTCCGATACAGAGCCGAGCTTTGTTCCCGTGAACGTAGAATACAACGGCTTGACTTGGTGGAACGTGGGGATGCGCTTCAAAGGCAACTCAACGCTGATGGACGCATGGCGCAGCGGCGGTAAGAAACTTCCCTTTCGACTCGATTTTGATGAATTCGAAGACACCTTCGAAGAAATCGACGACCAACGCTTTTATGGGTTTAAGAAACTTACATTTTCAAGCGGGGCAAAAGATGACTCTTTGATTCGAGAAAAGCTAGGCGGTGAACTCTTTCGAGATGCTGGCGTCAAGGTTGCTCGCAGCAGCTTCTACCGAATTTATCTCGATGTGGGAGACGGCAATGGTCAAGTTTATGCTGGGCTTTATACCATGGTGGAAGACCTCTCAGACGACTTTTTGAAATCGCAATTCGAAGACGACAATGGCAATCTTTACAAGCCTGATGGAAACGGCGCTGATTGGCAGAGTTTTGTCGAGGGTGGCTTTATTAAGAAATCCAATGAGGAAGACGCCGATTGGACCGATATTCAAAATGCGATCGGTGCCCTACACGCTTCGCAAAATGATGCTGAAGCCTGGAGAACAGACCTTGAGCGACACTTCAACGTGGGCGAATACCTCAAACTCTTGGCTGTGAACCAATCTATTGAAAACTGGGACACCTACGGCCTCATGACCCACAACTACTACCTCTACGCCGATCCCAGTGACAATGGACGACTTCTTTGGCTTCCCTGGGACTTAAACGAGTGCTTGCAGCCATCAAGGGGCGGCGGCATGAGTGTTTTACTGAGTGAGGTTTCTGACCAGTGGCCCGTCATCCGCTACCTGATGGACGATCCAGTTTACGCAGCTCAATATTATGAAGAGCTTGCGACCTTTTTAGACGGCGCCTTCGCTATCGATAAAGTTGAAAACCGAATGCAAGAGCTGCACGACCTGGTGGCGCCCTTCGTAAGCGGCGAAACTGGAGAAGCCTATCCCTACACCAATTTGAGCAATACTTCTGCTTTTGAAACATCGTTAACCCAAGGCAACTACGCCCTAAAGAACCATCTCCAAGACCGGCACGAAGCGGTTGAAGATGCCTTGTCATCCGTCGGTTTTGAATAA